The following coding sequences are from one Musa acuminata AAA Group cultivar baxijiao chromosome BXJ2-4, Cavendish_Baxijiao_AAA, whole genome shotgun sequence window:
- the LOC103975230 gene encoding WRKY transcription factor 71 isoform X1 → MSANDRELYFHDDFSFYAERDLSLLSGEMPSGAAIGTLQPLSPIMSFDDYLKLDAFDPGELASPELVADGAVNSTNNLTPSTGCGAGTSPASPSSSVPSSSTEAAGEEDTSRRKKDHLKQEEEEIEMEQKLQSKADNDKSKKVSKPKKRGEKRRREPRFAFMTKSEVDHLEDGYRWRKYGQKAVKNSPFPRSYYRCTSPTCLVKKTVERSYQDPAIVVTTYEGKHTHHSPAPARGSTQSLASPPTASTSFRHHHHYHLMHQPNLHCFLQSPFQGFQFPDCDLLQDILPSFTQKSQP, encoded by the exons ATGTCCGCAAACGATAGAGAGCTGTACTTCCATGATGACTTCTCCTTCTACGCCGAGAGAGATCTGTCGCTGCTCTCCGGTGAGATGCCGAGCGGTGCTGCCATCGGCACCCTGCAACCCTTGTCTCCTATCATGAGCTTCGATGACTACTTAAAGCTGGACGCGTTTGACCCTGGCGAGCTCGCCTCTCCTGAGCTAGTGGCCGATGGTGCTGTCAACTCCACTAACAATTTGACGCCGTCGACTGGGTGCGGTGCAGGCACGTCGCCTGCATCACCGAGCTCTTCAGTGCCATCTTCGTCGACCGAGGCAGCGGGCGAGGAGGACACAAGCCGACGCAAGAAAGATCATCTGaagcaggaggaagaggagatcgAGATGGAACAAAAGCTACAGTCTAAAGCTGATAACGACAAGTCCAAGAAAGT GAGCAAACcgaagaagagaggagagaaaagacgAAGAGAGCCTCGTTTTGCTTTCATGACCAAGAGCGAGGTTGATCATCTTGAAGATGGCTATAGGTGGAGGAAGTACGGCCAGAAGGCAGTCAAGAACAGCCCTTTTCCGAG AAGCTACTACCGCTGCACATCGCCGACATGCTTGGTGAAGAAGACGGTGGAGAGATCATACCAAGATCCAGCAATTGTCGTCACAACCTATGAAGGGAAACACACTCATCACAGCCCCGCACCTGCTCGAGGAAGCACACAGTCGCTTGCATCTCCACCGACGGCGTCGACAAGcttccgccaccaccaccactaccaccTGATGCACCAACCAAATCTGCATTGCTTCCTGCAATCTCCTTTCCAGGGATTTCAATTCCCTGACTGTGATCTGCTGCAAGACATTTTACCTTCCTTCACACAGAAAAGCCAACCATGA
- the LOC103975204 gene encoding ras-related protein RABA1f: MAYRADDDYDYLFKVVLIGDSGVGKSNLLSRFTRDEFSLESKSTIGVEFATRSIRVEDKVIKAQIWDTAGQERYRAITSAYYRGAVGALVVYDITRHVTFENIERWLKELRDHTDSNIVIMLVGNKADLRHLRAVNTEDAKDFSEKENAFFMETSALESMNVENAFTEVLTQIYRVVSRKSLEAGDDPADLPKGQTINVGTKDDVSAVKKAGCCSS; encoded by the exons ATGGCGTACAGGGCGGACGATGATTACGACTACCTTTTCAAGGTTGTGCTGATCGGGGACTCCGGCGTCGGAAAATCGAACCTGCTCTCGCGGTTCACCCGGGACGAGTTCAGCCTCGAGTCCAAGTCCACCATCGGCGTCGAGTTCGCCACCCGAAGCATTCGCGTGGAGGACAAGGTTATCAAGGCCCAGATTTGGGATACCGCTGGCCAAGAGAG ATACCGAGCGATCACAAGTGCATATTATCGGGGAGCAGTTGGTGCGCTAGTTGTCTATGATATCacacgtcatgtgacatttgagaacATAGAGAGATGGTTGAAGGAACTCAGAGATCACACTGATTCCAATATTGTGATCATGCTAGTGGGAAACAAGGCAGATCTGCGACATCTTAGGGCTGTTAATACTGAGGATGCAAAGGATTTTTCTGAGAAGGAGAACGCGTTCTTCATGGAGACATCTGCTCTGGAATCAATGAATGTGGAAAATGCCTTTACTGAAGTGCTGACCCAGATATATCGCGTGGTGAGCAGGAAGTCGCTTGAAGCTGGTGATGATCCAGCAGATTTGCCGAAGGGTCAGACGATCAATGTCGGCACCAAGGATGATGTATCCGCTGTTAAGAAAGCTGGTTGCTGCTCATCTTAG
- the LOC103975230 gene encoding probable WRKY transcription factor 51 isoform X2, whose translation MSANDRELYFHDDFSFYAERDLSLLSGEMPSGAAIGTLQPLSPIMSFDDYLKLDAFDPGELASPELVADGAVNSTNNLTPSTGCGAGTSPASPSSSVPSSSTEAAGEEDTSRRKKDHLKQEEEEIEMEQKLQSKADNDKSKKVSYYRCTSPTCLVKKTVERSYQDPAIVVTTYEGKHTHHSPAPARGSTQSLASPPTASTSFRHHHHYHLMHQPNLHCFLQSPFQGFQFPDCDLLQDILPSFTQKSQP comes from the exons ATGTCCGCAAACGATAGAGAGCTGTACTTCCATGATGACTTCTCCTTCTACGCCGAGAGAGATCTGTCGCTGCTCTCCGGTGAGATGCCGAGCGGTGCTGCCATCGGCACCCTGCAACCCTTGTCTCCTATCATGAGCTTCGATGACTACTTAAAGCTGGACGCGTTTGACCCTGGCGAGCTCGCCTCTCCTGAGCTAGTGGCCGATGGTGCTGTCAACTCCACTAACAATTTGACGCCGTCGACTGGGTGCGGTGCAGGCACGTCGCCTGCATCACCGAGCTCTTCAGTGCCATCTTCGTCGACCGAGGCAGCGGGCGAGGAGGACACAAGCCGACGCAAGAAAGATCATCTGaagcaggaggaagaggagatcgAGATGGAACAAAAGCTACAGTCTAAAGCTGATAACGACAAGTCCAAGAAAGT AAGCTACTACCGCTGCACATCGCCGACATGCTTGGTGAAGAAGACGGTGGAGAGATCATACCAAGATCCAGCAATTGTCGTCACAACCTATGAAGGGAAACACACTCATCACAGCCCCGCACCTGCTCGAGGAAGCACACAGTCGCTTGCATCTCCACCGACGGCGTCGACAAGcttccgccaccaccaccactaccaccTGATGCACCAACCAAATCTGCATTGCTTCCTGCAATCTCCTTTCCAGGGATTTCAATTCCCTGACTGTGATCTGCTGCAAGACATTTTACCTTCCTTCACACAGAAAAGCCAACCATGA